One genomic segment of Nitratidesulfovibrio sp. includes these proteins:
- a CDS encoding tetratricopeptide repeat protein, which yields MSMKQPTAPGAAAPDSFQPADTTCPSTRAARSENPGQPVRQVPLTRRDLIAFEHRLRDAMARVLSFKAYSLYFPRAASGPEPLWLPQERKLLVPLMHQGEQLGVFVARGVPARTARALSPVLPGVAGLCLENLQLYKASLTDPVTGLATRQHLLDAIAREVDCIRDCFSTASEGKCDLVAGHRASMGVIAVRLGSLREVARDHGYVFADRLIAALAEELRRAAPEQALAARTGDFEFALFVPAGTSGGCRKLAVDMVRRLRGVTITCGLTDEPVGVTVSAGFAVYPQDMEGAAFARDHGEQARVLLRKSRMAAAVAVEAAALAPGDGDGKGDAAPGVPVMGFSRILAEGGRVLETLPLSRVVVSLGGNMNAREGQRFSVWSVAYPVRGGSQEPRQPLYKGEVVLMEVRDNTSLAEIMHVGDPTWPVEPGDRLTLLPEEKGVTVRDGAGEAPRTDPLTGLFRHGDFLARWSAERERCDAFALALIRLSDEGREPEGRAAHPEQLMAEAAQLCRDLLGPQALGGRYGLNSLIFFHPGMTPDGPVGTGGARETYGALCHELERRLRIGAAVGVACHPYLSYRKADALENCLKALEYAMLLPAPRVGVLDSLALNISADKRYSLGDTFGAIEEYKLALLADEGNTMAWNSLGVCMAGLGRHSEARRHFGEALTRKPGDPMALYNLGTVCQSEGEAAEARDCFRKCLRNAPGHVYALIRLGQLAEGEKRFAQARQYYTKAAKLDGGAALTCRHLARLCMRQGRPDEAREHLHEALLHNPQDAIALQLMARLYLDGGEDPEIAEVMARQSVALRPDLKQGWLELARALQVRGRDHDAREALLRAGER from the coding sequence ATGTCCATGAAGCAGCCCACAGCACCAGGCGCCGCCGCGCCCGACAGTTTCCAGCCCGCCGACACCACCTGCCCTTCGACGCGGGCCGCTCGGTCCGAAAATCCGGGCCAGCCCGTGCGACAGGTACCGCTTACCCGGCGCGACCTGATCGCATTCGAACACCGCCTGCGCGACGCCATGGCCCGCGTGCTGTCCTTCAAGGCATACAGCCTGTATTTTCCCCGTGCCGCCAGCGGCCCGGAACCGCTGTGGCTGCCGCAGGAACGCAAGCTGCTGGTCCCGCTGATGCATCAGGGCGAACAGTTGGGCGTGTTCGTGGCGCGCGGCGTGCCCGCGCGCACGGCGCGTGCGCTTTCGCCCGTGCTGCCGGGCGTGGCCGGGCTGTGCCTGGAAAACCTGCAACTGTACAAGGCCAGCCTGACCGACCCGGTTACGGGGCTGGCCACCCGCCAACATCTGCTCGACGCCATAGCGCGCGAGGTGGACTGCATCCGCGACTGCTTTTCCACCGCGTCGGAAGGCAAGTGCGACCTGGTCGCCGGGCACCGGGCCAGCATGGGCGTCATCGCCGTGCGCCTGGGCAGCCTGCGCGAGGTGGCGCGAGACCACGGCTACGTCTTCGCCGACCGACTCATCGCCGCGCTGGCCGAAGAACTGCGCCGCGCCGCGCCGGAACAGGCGCTGGCCGCCCGCACCGGAGACTTCGAATTCGCCCTGTTCGTGCCTGCTGGCACGTCCGGTGGCTGCCGCAAGCTGGCCGTGGACATGGTGCGCCGCCTGCGTGGGGTGACCATCACCTGCGGGCTCACCGACGAACCGGTGGGGGTGACCGTTTCCGCCGGGTTCGCCGTCTACCCGCAGGACATGGAAGGCGCGGCCTTTGCCCGTGACCACGGCGAACAGGCCCGGGTGCTGCTGCGCAAATCGCGCATGGCCGCCGCCGTGGCCGTGGAGGCCGCCGCACTGGCACCGGGCGACGGCGACGGCAAGGGCGACGCCGCGCCCGGCGTACCGGTGATGGGCTTTTCGCGCATCCTGGCCGAAGGTGGCCGGGTGCTGGAAACCCTGCCCCTGTCACGGGTGGTGGTGAGCCTTGGCGGCAACATGAACGCCCGCGAAGGGCAGCGCTTTTCCGTGTGGTCGGTGGCCTACCCCGTGCGCGGCGGCTCGCAGGAGCCGCGCCAGCCCCTGTACAAGGGCGAGGTGGTGCTGATGGAAGTGCGCGACAACACCTCGCTGGCTGAAATCATGCACGTGGGCGACCCCACCTGGCCGGTGGAACCCGGCGACCGGCTGACCCTGCTGCCCGAGGAAAAGGGCGTCACCGTGCGCGACGGCGCAGGCGAAGCCCCACGCACCGATCCCCTGACCGGGCTGTTCCGCCACGGCGACTTCCTGGCCCGCTGGAGCGCGGAGCGCGAACGCTGCGACGCTTTTGCCCTGGCGCTCATCCGGCTGTCGGACGAGGGCCGCGAGCCGGAAGGCCGTGCCGCGCATCCGGAACAGCTCATGGCCGAGGCCGCCCAACTGTGCCGCGACCTTCTGGGCCCGCAGGCCCTGGGCGGACGCTACGGCCTGAACAGCCTGATCTTCTTCCACCCCGGCATGACGCCCGATGGCCCCGTCGGAACGGGCGGGGCGCGGGAAACATACGGCGCGCTGTGCCACGAACTGGAACGCCGCCTGCGCATCGGGGCCGCCGTAGGGGTGGCCTGCCATCCGTACCTCAGCTACCGCAAGGCCGACGCGCTGGAAAACTGCCTGAAGGCCCTGGAATACGCCATGCTGCTGCCCGCGCCGCGCGTGGGCGTGCTGGATTCTCTGGCGCTGAACATCAGCGCGGACAAGCGCTACAGCCTGGGCGACACCTTCGGGGCCATAGAGGAATACAAACTGGCCCTGCTGGCGGACGAAGGCAACACCATGGCCTGGAATTCGCTGGGGGTGTGCATGGCAGGGCTGGGGCGGCATTCCGAGGCGCGGCGCCACTTCGGCGAGGCGCTGACGCGCAAACCCGGCGACCCCATGGCCCTGTACAACCTGGGCACGGTCTGCCAGTCCGAGGGCGAAGCTGCGGAGGCGCGCGACTGCTTCCGCAAGTGCCTGCGCAACGCGCCGGGGCATGTCTACGCCCTGATCCGCCTGGGCCAACTGGCCGAAGGCGAGAAGCGCTTCGCCCAGGCCCGGCAGTACTACACCAAGGCCGCGAAACTGGACGGGGGCGCGGCGCTTACCTGCCGCCACCTGGCCCGGCTGTGCATGCGTCAGGGCCGCCCCGACGAGGCCCGCGAGCACCTGCACGAGGCGCTGCTGCACAACCCGCAGGACGCCATAGCCC
- a CDS encoding nitroreductase family protein: MTDPHIPDASRAVLDALHERRSIRRFTGEPVTRDEVVALLDAARWAPSGLNNQPWRFLVVRPGDPRQEALAGCTKYARIVRDAGVLVAVFLDRETCYHPMKDHQGAGACIQNLLLAAHALGLGAVWLGEIVNQADQVEQVLGLPAGRYEFMALIAAGRPAQRGSSDRVPLETLLLEAL; this comes from the coding sequence ATGACGGACCCGCATATTCCCGATGCATCCCGCGCCGTGCTCGACGCCCTGCACGAGCGGCGCAGCATCCGCCGCTTTACCGGCGAACCGGTCACCCGCGACGAGGTCGTGGCCCTGCTGGACGCGGCCCGCTGGGCACCCAGCGGCCTGAACAACCAGCCGTGGCGTTTTCTGGTGGTACGGCCCGGCGACCCCAGGCAGGAGGCGCTGGCGGGCTGCACCAAGTACGCCCGCATCGTGCGCGACGCCGGGGTGCTGGTGGCCGTGTTTCTCGACCGGGAGACATGCTACCACCCCATGAAGGACCATCAGGGCGCGGGGGCCTGCATCCAGAACCTGCTGCTGGCCGCCCACGCGCTGGGCCTTGGCGCGGTGTGGCTGGGCGAGATCGTCAACCAGGCTGACCAAGTGGAACAGGTCCTTGGCCTGCCCGCCGGACGGTATGAATTCATGGCCCTCATCGCGGCCGGGCGCCCCGCCCAACGCGGATCGTCCGATCGCGTCCCCCTTGAAACACTGCTGCTGGAGGCCCTGTGA
- a CDS encoding MBL fold metallo-hydrolase → MGPLETNGYLVHLGGAAVAVDPGGMPRPLLQYAEKNGLALTHILITHLHFDHIYGAAALAEATGAPVLASAADAFLMETELGRGGAFGFPKVTPFSYQPVEEGELELGAIACRALATPGHTPGSLSFHFPQAGAVIVGDLLFHRSIGRTDFPGGDLDALRRSVVQKIFTLPDDTVVYPGHGPETTVGSEKLNNPYFTEFSL, encoded by the coding sequence ATGGGGCCGCTGGAGACCAACGGCTATCTCGTGCACCTGGGCGGGGCTGCCGTGGCCGTGGACCCCGGCGGCATGCCGCGTCCCCTGCTCCAGTACGCGGAAAAGAACGGGCTTGCGCTTACGCACATCCTGATCACCCATCTGCACTTCGACCACATCTACGGCGCGGCGGCCCTGGCGGAAGCCACTGGCGCGCCGGTGCTGGCAAGTGCCGCCGATGCCTTCCTGATGGAGACGGAACTGGGCCGGGGCGGAGCCTTCGGCTTTCCGAAGGTGACGCCGTTCAGCTACCAGCCGGTGGAAGAGGGCGAGCTGGAATTGGGCGCCATCGCCTGCCGCGCCCTGGCAACGCCGGGCCACACGCCGGGCAGCCTGTCGTTCCATTTTCCGCAGGCGGGCGCGGTGATCGTGGGCGACCTGCTGTTCCACCGGTCCATCGGCCGCACGGACTTTCCCGGCGGCGACCTGGACGCCCTGCGCCGTTCGGTGGTGCAGAAGATATTTACCCTGCCCGACGACACCGTGGTCTACCCCGGCCACGGGCCGGAAACCACCGTGGGTTCCGAAAAATTGAACAACCCGTACTTCACGGAGTTTTCCCTGTAG